In a genomic window of Allomeiothermus silvanus DSM 9946:
- a CDS encoding ATP-dependent protease ATPase subunit HslU, protein MNLTPAEIVRELDKHIIGQESAKKAVAVALRNRYRRKRLPAALAREIVPRNILMIGPTGVGKTEIARRLARLAGAPFLKVEATKFTEVGYVGRDVDSIVRDLAEASYQMVLQELKAKVAERATAQAEEQLSALLRVSAFDIRSGRFDDQLVEIEVDEESQLPFMGVLGGGDQMQGLGNMLKGLLPQRRVRRRMRVKEALEVLKNQEAERLVDKEEATQEGLRRAQEDGIVFIDEIDKVARKQGSVGGPDVSGEGVQRDLLPVVEGTVVSTRLGPVSTEHVLFIAAGAFHVSKPSDLIPELQGRFPIRVELSSLGAEEFERILTEPESSLLKQYTELLKADGTEIHFTPEAVRAIAQYAHAANRDLEDIGARRLSTVLERVLEEVSFQTDLGKVEITKEYVEARLASVVASPDLSRYIL, encoded by the coding sequence ATGAACTTGACCCCGGCAGAGATCGTCCGCGAGCTTGACAAGCACATCATCGGCCAGGAATCGGCCAAGAAAGCTGTGGCGGTGGCCTTGCGTAACCGTTACCGACGCAAGCGGCTGCCTGCAGCTTTAGCCCGTGAGATTGTGCCCCGCAACATCCTGATGATCGGGCCCACTGGGGTGGGCAAGACCGAGATCGCCCGCCGCCTAGCGCGGCTGGCGGGAGCGCCTTTTCTTAAAGTAGAAGCTACCAAGTTCACCGAGGTCGGTTACGTGGGTCGTGACGTAGACTCCATCGTGCGGGACTTGGCCGAAGCCAGCTACCAGATGGTCTTGCAGGAGCTGAAAGCCAAGGTAGCCGAGCGGGCCACCGCCCAGGCTGAGGAGCAGCTTTCGGCTTTGCTGCGGGTCTCAGCTTTTGACATCCGCTCGGGACGCTTCGACGACCAGTTGGTCGAGATCGAGGTGGACGAGGAGTCGCAGCTGCCTTTTATGGGGGTGCTGGGCGGCGGCGATCAGATGCAGGGCCTAGGCAACATGCTCAAAGGGCTCCTACCCCAGCGGAGGGTGCGCCGGCGGATGCGGGTAAAGGAGGCCCTCGAGGTCCTCAAGAACCAGGAGGCCGAGCGCCTGGTGGACAAGGAAGAGGCCACCCAGGAAGGCTTGCGCCGGGCCCAGGAGGATGGGATCGTCTTCATCGACGAGATTGACAAGGTAGCGCGCAAACAGGGCAGTGTAGGTGGGCCGGACGTCTCGGGTGAGGGGGTGCAGCGCGACTTGTTGCCGGTGGTGGAGGGTACGGTGGTTTCCACTCGGCTGGGGCCGGTTTCCACCGAGCACGTGCTCTTCATCGCTGCTGGAGCTTTCCACGTCTCTAAGCCCTCCGACCTGATTCCCGAGCTTCAGGGGCGCTTTCCTATCCGGGTTGAGCTGTCCTCGTTGGGGGCTGAGGAGTTTGAGCGCATCCTGACTGAGCCGGAATCCTCGCTGCTCAAGCAATACACCGAACTCTTGAAAGCGGACGGCACGGAGATTCACTTTACCCCCGAAGCGGTGCGGGCCATCGCCCAATACGCCCACGCGGCCAACCGCGACCTCGAGGACATCGGGGCCCGCAGGCTTTCCACCGTGCTCGAGCGGGTTCTGGAGGAGGTATCATTCCAGACCGACTTGGGAAAAGTAGAGATCACTAAGGAATACGTGGAGGCTCGTTTAGCTAGCGTTGTGGCCTCGCCGGACTTATCCCGGTATATTCTCTAG
- a CDS encoding tetratricopeptide repeat protein: MSAAFVPVQSSLAQTPPAPANPAVQNNCQRNLRTGLQFYNAGRFETAQPFFERAVKECNSSAESLYFLARNQMRLGLMTAAIENLRRSIAQNATFINSYIALAQAYTDSFRFAENREAAKGNLDQALNVLRDAERVNSKYAPIYSWRAVVLGLQGQYDRAIEAANRAIALDDDPALRSTLASLYVAQGKPDEALKIYNDAVNKYPKDSDLRIKYGTFLLARKDCTAALAHLNQAAILAPGNAEVYVYQGQALECLKSWKPAGAAYENAVALSPVRYPEAYAGLGRVYLELGDAQKARFNLTKAVALEPQNASFRYWLGKANEVLGDKAGAKAQCQKALELQNDFKEAQECVARNQ; the protein is encoded by the coding sequence GTGAGCGCCGCCTTTGTGCCCGTGCAAAGCTCGTTGGCCCAGACCCCTCCTGCCCCGGCAAATCCCGCTGTGCAGAATAACTGTCAGCGCAATCTGCGCACGGGTTTACAGTTTTACAACGCGGGCCGTTTCGAGACCGCCCAACCCTTCTTTGAGCGGGCGGTGAAAGAGTGCAACTCGAGCGCAGAGTCTTTGTACTTCCTGGCCCGCAACCAGATGCGCCTGGGCCTGATGACCGCGGCCATCGAGAACTTGCGCCGCTCGATCGCCCAGAACGCCACCTTTATCAACTCCTACATCGCCTTAGCCCAGGCCTACACCGACTCTTTCCGTTTCGCCGAGAATCGTGAAGCGGCTAAGGGTAATTTAGACCAGGCCTTAAACGTGCTGCGCGATGCCGAGCGGGTCAACAGCAAGTATGCTCCTATCTACTCCTGGAGGGCAGTAGTTTTGGGTTTGCAAGGCCAGTACGACCGGGCCATTGAGGCTGCGAACCGGGCCATCGCCCTCGACGATGACCCTGCCCTGCGCTCGACCCTGGCCAGCCTGTATGTGGCTCAGGGCAAGCCCGACGAAGCGCTCAAGATTTACAACGATGCCGTCAACAAGTACCCCAAGGACAGCGATCTGCGCATCAAGTACGGCACCTTTTTGCTGGCCCGCAAAGATTGTACCGCTGCTCTTGCGCACCTCAACCAAGCGGCCATCCTGGCTCCAGGGAATGCCGAGGTCTATGTCTATCAGGGCCAGGCGTTGGAGTGCCTGAAAAGCTGGAAGCCTGCCGGAGCGGCTTATGAGAATGCGGTGGCGCTTTCCCCCGTGCGCTACCCTGAGGCTTACGCCGGGCTGGGCCGGGTCTACCTCGAGCTGGGCGATGCACAAAAAGCCCGCTTTAATCTGACCAAGGCAGTGGCGCTCGAGCCGCAAAACGCCAGCTTCCGCTACTGGCTGGGCAAGGCCAATGAGGTGCTGGGCGATAAGGCCGGGGCCAAGGCCCAGTGCCAGAAAGCGCTCGAGCTACAAAACGACTTCAAGGAAGCCCAGGAGTGCGTGGCCAGGAATCAGTAA
- a CDS encoding ATP-binding protein: MRPIGMVLGSREAGALDFWVAVEEGQWVRLDDLVYVEFPHPDPAVGVVRYYGMVDQVVKLYEGSQFDTDVFLAQRELLPVSKSYAAHVKVTRLEPEEYLPPDPGSRVYLAQAEALEKALYYDRMGNQKGSTRLPVGLLKNGEVAYVNLEFVNGVKGGHVNVSGISGVATKTSYALFLLFSLFHSGVLPGAANARAVVFNVKGEDLLHLDRPNNRLTPLQREAYHRLGLEAGPFRSVTFRAPPRPTPGDIVPAVESRPQGVQPYHWDLVQFCSGGLLPFLFTDRGTMSNLGFLIDQVTERLRKLAEGQKGPHLSVEDWTDELGQMEAGVNFDSLGKVRLTSFAQLVRYVEFKLLGPEGEEEGKGDPRWVARQARGTLEAFVRRLRGTIGSVAHLIRGDRPGSPPDPLAGPFQMHVVDIHQLSAQAQMFVVGAMLQEIFEKKERGRPGRVFIVLDELNKYAPREDESPIKDILLDIAERGRSLGVILIGAQQTASEVERRVVGNAAIRVVGRLDAAEAERPEYRYLPPSFRERAVILPQGTMIVQQPELPIPLPLTFPFPAWATKAEEVWEDNSDQTLSDELGL; the protein is encoded by the coding sequence TTGAGACCTATCGGGATGGTGTTGGGTAGCCGCGAAGCGGGGGCACTGGACTTCTGGGTGGCGGTGGAGGAGGGGCAGTGGGTACGGCTGGACGACCTGGTCTATGTCGAGTTCCCCCACCCCGATCCCGCGGTGGGTGTGGTGCGCTACTACGGCATGGTGGATCAGGTGGTGAAGCTCTACGAGGGCTCGCAGTTTGACACCGACGTGTTTTTGGCCCAGCGCGAGCTGTTGCCGGTGAGCAAGTCCTACGCCGCTCATGTCAAGGTGACGCGCCTCGAGCCCGAGGAATACCTCCCGCCAGACCCCGGCTCCCGGGTCTACCTGGCCCAGGCCGAGGCCCTGGAGAAAGCCCTCTACTACGACCGGATGGGCAACCAAAAGGGATCTACCCGGCTCCCGGTGGGGCTGCTCAAAAACGGCGAGGTGGCCTATGTGAACCTGGAGTTCGTGAACGGGGTCAAGGGCGGTCACGTCAACGTCTCGGGGATCTCCGGGGTGGCGACCAAGACCAGCTACGCCCTGTTTTTGCTCTTTAGCCTCTTCCACTCCGGGGTGCTGCCGGGGGCCGCCAACGCCCGCGCGGTGGTCTTCAACGTGAAGGGGGAAGACCTCTTGCACCTCGACCGCCCCAACAACCGCCTCACCCCGCTCCAGCGCGAGGCCTACCACCGCCTGGGCCTCGAGGCGGGCCCCTTCCGTAGCGTGACCTTCCGGGCCCCGCCCCGGCCCACCCCCGGCGACATCGTTCCCGCCGTGGAAAGCCGCCCCCAGGGGGTGCAGCCCTACCACTGGGACCTGGTGCAGTTTTGCTCGGGGGGCCTGCTGCCCTTCCTCTTCACCGACCGGGGGACCATGAGCAACCTGGGCTTTCTCATCGATCAGGTCACCGAGCGCCTGCGCAAGCTGGCCGAGGGACAGAAGGGCCCGCACCTGAGTGTGGAGGACTGGACCGACGAGCTGGGGCAGATGGAGGCCGGGGTGAACTTCGATAGCCTGGGCAAGGTGCGCCTTACCAGCTTTGCCCAGCTGGTGCGCTACGTGGAGTTCAAGCTCCTAGGCCCCGAAGGGGAGGAGGAAGGCAAGGGGGACCCTCGCTGGGTCGCCCGGCAAGCCCGGGGAACCCTCGAGGCCTTCGTCCGCCGCCTGCGGGGGACCATCGGCAGCGTCGCGCACCTGATCCGGGGGGACCGACCGGGCAGCCCCCCCGACCCGCTGGCCGGGCCGTTCCAGATGCACGTGGTGGACATCCACCAGCTCTCGGCCCAGGCCCAGATGTTCGTGGTGGGGGCGATGTTGCAGGAGATCTTCGAGAAGAAGGAACGAGGCCGACCGGGCCGGGTCTTTATCGTGCTGGATGAACTCAACAAGTACGCGCCGCGCGAGGACGAGAGCCCCATCAAAGACATCCTGCTGGACATCGCCGAGCGGGGCCGCAGCCTGGGGGTGATCCTGATCGGAGCCCAGCAGACCGCTTCCGAGGTGGAGCGCCGGGTGGTAGGAAACGCCGCCATCCGGGTGGTGGGCCGCCTCGACGCCGCCGAGGCCGAACGCCCCGAGTACCGCTACTTGCCCCCTTCCTTCCGCGAACGGGCGGTGATCCTTCCCCAGGGAACGATGATCGTGCAGCAACCCGAACTCCCGATCCCGCTGCCCCTCACCTTCCCCTTCCCGGCCTGGGCCACCAAGGCCGAAGAGGTATGGGAGGACAACTCCGACCAGACCCTCTCTGACGAGTTGGGGTTGTGA
- the ruvC gene encoding crossover junction endodeoxyribonuclease RuvC, producing MIVLGIDPGITNMGLGVVEQSGKAHRLLHARLVKTAHSDPAPQRVGEIFQNLRIVIAEFRPQAIAVEEQFFYRQNELSYKVGWAMGAVFIAANEWGLEVYGYGPMKVKQALVGYGHAEKEQVAFMVRAILGLKENPKPTHVADALAIALTHLFYLGRGGGNRI from the coding sequence ATGATCGTCCTCGGCATCGATCCCGGCATAACCAACATGGGGCTGGGCGTGGTGGAGCAATCCGGCAAAGCCCATAGATTGCTCCACGCCCGGCTCGTCAAGACCGCTCACAGCGACCCAGCCCCCCAGCGGGTCGGGGAGATATTTCAGAATCTACGCATCGTTATCGCTGAGTTTCGCCCACAGGCTATCGCCGTGGAGGAGCAGTTCTTTTACCGCCAGAATGAGCTTTCCTACAAGGTAGGCTGGGCTATGGGAGCGGTCTTCATCGCTGCCAACGAGTGGGGGCTTGAGGTCTATGGCTATGGGCCGATGAAGGTCAAGCAAGCCCTGGTCGGCTACGGCCACGCCGAAAAAGAGCAAGTAGCCTTCATGGTGCGAGCTATCCTGGGGCTCAAGGAGAACCCCAAACCCACCCACGTGGCCGATGCTCTGGCCATTGCCCTGACCCATCTGTTTTACCTGGGCCGGGGCGGAGGAAACCGGATCTAA
- the ftsZ gene encoding cell division protein FtsZ, protein MDGAVIKVIGLGGAGNNAVNRMIESGLSGVEFIAANTDAQVLAKSLADIRVQLGDKLTRGLGAGANPEIGEKAALEAQDLIAEHLDGADLVFITAGMGGGTGTGSAPIVAEVAKSLGALTVGVVTRPFAFEGPKRSRTADEGIKKLRERVDAMVAVSNDRLLTAIDKKVALKDAFLIADRVLYHGVKGITDVINLPGLINVDFADVRTLLEDAGPVLMGIGAGRGENKVEEAARTATQSPLLDRSIEGARRLLLNVVGSEDLSLMEAAAVVEYIREATGNEDVDILYGVTYDERAQDELRVILIATGFGDSSVIAKPAGARLVDFPTSGVDITNFEIPAFIRYGDGDYPPKRGN, encoded by the coding sequence ATGGATGGAGCCGTCATTAAGGTCATCGGGCTGGGTGGGGCCGGCAACAACGCCGTCAACCGCATGATCGAGTCGGGGCTTTCCGGCGTGGAGTTTATCGCCGCCAATACCGATGCACAGGTCTTGGCGAAAAGCCTGGCCGACATCCGGGTGCAGCTGGGCGACAAGCTCACCCGGGGGCTGGGGGCCGGAGCCAACCCGGAAATCGGGGAAAAGGCAGCGCTCGAGGCCCAGGACCTGATCGCAGAGCACCTGGACGGGGCCGACTTGGTGTTCATTACCGCCGGAATGGGGGGAGGCACGGGAACCGGCAGCGCCCCTATCGTCGCCGAAGTAGCCAAAAGCCTGGGGGCCCTCACCGTGGGTGTGGTAACGCGGCCTTTTGCCTTCGAGGGACCTAAGCGCTCCAGAACCGCCGATGAAGGGATCAAGAAGCTGCGCGAGCGGGTAGATGCGATGGTAGCGGTCTCCAACGACCGGCTCCTCACCGCCATTGACAAGAAAGTAGCCCTCAAAGACGCTTTCCTGATCGCTGACCGAGTACTCTACCACGGGGTCAAGGGCATCACCGACGTGATCAACCTACCGGGTTTGATCAACGTGGACTTCGCCGACGTGCGGACTCTGCTCGAGGACGCCGGGCCTGTGCTGATGGGAATCGGCGCAGGGCGCGGCGAAAACAAGGTCGAAGAAGCCGCCCGCACCGCTACCCAAAGCCCCTTACTAGATCGCTCTATAGAGGGAGCACGGCGTCTGCTGCTTAACGTGGTAGGCTCGGAAGACCTCTCGCTGATGGAAGCCGCCGCTGTGGTCGAGTACATTCGCGAGGCTACCGGCAACGAGGACGTGGATATCCTCTACGGGGTGACCTATGACGAGCGGGCCCAGGACGAACTGCGGGTGATTCTGATCGCTACCGGCTTCGGCGACAGCTCGGTGATCGCAAAGCCCGCCGGAGCCCGCCTGGTGGACTTTCCTACCAGTGGGGTAGACATCACCAACTTCGAGATCCCGGCCTTTATCCGCTACGGCGACGGGGATTACCCACCCAAACGGGGAAATTAG
- the ftsA gene encoding cell division protein FtsA, whose protein sequence is MSIVVGLDVGTTKVCTVIGELSPDGILDIIGEGTVPSQGLKRGVVVNLERTSEAIRQSLFQAERVAGVKAERVYVGVAGTHIKSVTSHGLAAIRRGQSISAADVERAIEQAKAYPFEGDYELIHALPLDYRVDGQEGIKDPIGMAGVRLEVDVHLVASGRGPLSNLRKAVEDSGVELAGLALQSYASGLAVLAPEEMSMTVMLVDIGGGTTDVAVFKGGRLSHSAVVPLGGDHVTHDITQLLKIPFEEAERVKKKYGAALPELADPELVLEINQEGGVVPVPELARIIRPRLREILHMARSSVDEALGPLEISVGKVIITGGTGLMRGVEELARKQFNLPVRLGRPMGVSGLVDVVASPTHATAVGLVRYAASREASGPASLKSNPRIHKPSRSEEPSSGLWERIKGMFKDFF, encoded by the coding sequence ATGAGCATTGTGGTAGGACTAGACGTTGGAACCACCAAAGTTTGCACGGTGATTGGCGAACTCTCGCCCGATGGCATCCTCGACATCATTGGCGAAGGCACCGTTCCGTCGCAGGGCCTCAAGCGGGGCGTGGTGGTCAACCTCGAGCGCACCTCGGAGGCCATTCGGCAAAGCCTTTTTCAGGCCGAGCGGGTAGCCGGGGTCAAGGCCGAGCGGGTCTACGTGGGGGTAGCCGGGACCCACATCAAGAGCGTGACCAGCCACGGACTAGCGGCGATACGCCGCGGACAAAGCATTTCCGCAGCCGATGTGGAGCGGGCTATCGAGCAGGCTAAAGCCTACCCCTTTGAGGGCGACTACGAACTCATCCATGCCCTGCCGCTTGACTACCGGGTGGACGGGCAAGAGGGCATCAAAGACCCCATCGGGATGGCCGGGGTACGGCTCGAGGTGGACGTACACCTGGTGGCGAGCGGGCGCGGCCCCCTCTCCAACCTGCGCAAAGCGGTAGAGGACAGCGGGGTGGAACTGGCCGGGCTGGCCCTCCAGTCCTACGCCTCAGGCTTAGCCGTGCTGGCCCCCGAAGAGATGTCCATGACGGTGATGCTGGTGGACATCGGCGGGGGCACCACCGACGTGGCGGTATTCAAAGGGGGGCGGCTCTCCCACTCCGCGGTGGTCCCCTTAGGGGGCGACCATGTCACCCACGACATCACCCAGCTCCTCAAAATCCCTTTCGAGGAAGCCGAGCGGGTCAAGAAAAAGTACGGTGCGGCCCTGCCCGAGCTGGCCGATCCCGAGCTGGTATTAGAGATCAACCAAGAGGGAGGGGTGGTGCCGGTGCCCGAGCTGGCCCGGATCATCCGTCCGAGGTTACGCGAGATCTTGCACATGGCCCGCTCGAGCGTGGACGAGGCTTTAGGACCCCTCGAGATCAGCGTGGGCAAGGTAATCATCACCGGGGGAACCGGGCTCATGCGGGGGGTAGAAGAACTAGCCCGCAAGCAGTTTAACCTGCCGGTGCGGCTGGGCCGCCCGATGGGGGTGAGCGGTTTGGTAGACGTGGTGGCTTCGCCCACCCACGCCACCGCGGTAGGGCTGGTACGCTATGCCGCCTCACGAGAGGCGAGCGGGCCAGCAAGCCTTAAGAGCAACCCGCGCATCCATAAGCCAAGCCGTAGCGAAGAACCTAGCAGTGGGCTATGGGAGCGAATCAAGGGCATGTTCAAAGACTTCTTTTGA
- a CDS encoding cell division protein FtsQ/DivIB, with amino-acid sequence MIVRLLLILLGVATLGVASRVLLPTEEVSVTGNRHLSEAEIRERTGLKPGTPWLWAWPYKLKALQSDPWVKQVRLERPKAGKLRIVLAERQPVATLVRGDQRQGLAADGTFLPGAPLVKPVLEGVGVVPVRDLLVLIQTFPQVQKISFNPAGYSLEWEGVRVWGPNIMELQRWAQGSRMSASTQTVTSTATGTLMVSVYSWGVSQRQ; translated from the coding sequence ATGATCGTTCGCCTGTTGTTGATCCTCCTGGGTGTAGCCACCCTAGGGGTAGCCAGCCGGGTACTCCTCCCCACTGAGGAGGTCAGCGTAACCGGCAATCGACACCTCTCGGAGGCCGAGATTCGCGAGCGCACCGGCCTCAAGCCGGGCACCCCTTGGCTGTGGGCCTGGCCCTACAAGCTGAAAGCGCTCCAGAGCGATCCCTGGGTGAAACAAGTACGTTTAGAACGCCCCAAAGCGGGTAAACTGCGCATTGTGCTAGCCGAGCGCCAACCCGTCGCCACCTTAGTACGCGGGGATCAGCGGCAAGGGCTCGCTGCCGACGGCACTTTCCTGCCGGGGGCACCTTTGGTCAAGCCGGTGCTGGAGGGCGTGGGGGTGGTTCCAGTGAGGGACCTTCTGGTGTTGATCCAAACCTTTCCCCAGGTGCAAAAGATAAGCTTCAATCCAGCCGGATATAGCTTAGAGTGGGAGGGTGTGCGGGTTTGGGGGCCTAATATCATGGAGTTGCAAAGGTGGGCGCAAGGGAGCAGAATGAGCGCTAGCACCCAAACGGTGACAAGTACGGCAACGGGTACCTTGATGGTCAGCGTTTATTCGTGGGGGGTGAGCCAGCGCCAATGA
- a CDS encoding UDP-N-acetylmuramate dehydrogenase, producing the protein MKIKQVLLKDHTTLGVGGPAELWTVETLEDLPKATEAPYRVLGNGSNLLVSDAGVSERVIRLGGIFREWSFDGWVGAGALVSTLLLKSVRAGLSGLEGLYGVPAQVGGAVKMNAGTRFGEMAEALDTVEIFHDGAFHRYHPEELGFGYRHSELPPGGIVTRVKLKLKELGEAAVRAKIALVDAARKGQPKKKSAGCAFKNPPGDSAGRLIDRQGLKGMTVGKAMISHEHGNFIVNLGGATAQEVYELLRRVQAVLPLEVEWEIWGELEPREVTR; encoded by the coding sequence GTGAAGATCAAGCAAGTACTCCTCAAGGACCATACCACGCTCGGGGTAGGCGGGCCTGCCGAGCTTTGGACGGTGGAGACCCTGGAGGATTTGCCCAAGGCCACCGAAGCCCCCTACCGCGTCCTGGGGAACGGCTCGAACCTGCTGGTATCGGACGCGGGCGTGTCCGAACGGGTGATTAGGCTCGGAGGAATCTTCAGGGAGTGGAGCTTTGACGGTTGGGTGGGGGCGGGGGCGCTGGTTTCGACTTTGCTGCTGAAAAGCGTCCGAGCCGGGCTTTCCGGGCTCGAGGGGCTGTACGGCGTTCCCGCCCAGGTCGGGGGAGCGGTCAAGATGAACGCAGGAACCCGCTTCGGTGAGATGGCCGAGGCCCTGGATACCGTGGAAATTTTCCATGATGGTGCCTTTCATCGCTACCATCCGGAAGAGCTGGGGTTTGGCTACCGCCACTCCGAGCTGCCGCCCGGCGGAATCGTGACCCGGGTGAAGCTCAAGCTGAAAGAGCTGGGCGAAGCGGCGGTGCGGGCCAAGATCGCTCTGGTGGACGCTGCCCGCAAGGGTCAACCTAAGAAAAAAAGCGCCGGGTGCGCCTTCAAGAACCCGCCCGGTGACTCGGCAGGGCGCCTTATCGACCGACAAGGGCTCAAAGGGATGACCGTCGGTAAAGCAATGATCAGCCATGAGCACGGAAATTTCATCGTGAACCTGGGCGGAGCCACGGCCCAGGAGGTGTACGAATTGTTACGGCGGGTGCAGGCGGTGCTCCCGCTGGAGGTCGAGTGGGAAATTTGGGGCGAGTTGGAGCCACGGGAGGTTACCCGGTGA
- the murC gene encoding UDP-N-acetylmuramate--L-alanine ligase: MKHRDRSPHTATHYHFVGIGGISMSALAAILLRDGLEVSGCDTQMNDLTAELAKLGAVVYQGHDPAHLDGVGVVVATTAVTDDEPELVEARRRNIPTLRRVHLLGEILGKGYSLGVTGSHGKTTTSAMLASIFLEAGTDPTVILGAKLPSMGGNARYGRGKYRIAEVDESDPWFQHLALDVAVVMNLEPDHVGTPTERRPNYHPDFDSLKEAVRRFARNAQRVVYNAEWPGLDELIQHPKRVSFGLEQGDCHTQNLHLLPMSSRFTVVWRGDPLGLVELGVPGLHNVVDALAAITVALLEGLPFSAIQKALAAFRGAHRRFELLGEIHGAWVVDDYAHNPTKVRSVLEAAKGTGRRVRAVFQPHRYLRTAQLWAEFAEALGLADEALVLEVYAAGEQPIPGVSGRMIADKLIAQGHNAQFLGWSEARDYLEKNLKDGDLVLTIGAGDVWKLGKELLERTKERA, encoded by the coding sequence GTGAAGCACCGAGATAGGAGTCCACACACCGCTACACACTACCATTTCGTCGGCATCGGGGGTATCTCCATGAGCGCCCTGGCGGCCATTCTTTTGCGCGATGGCCTCGAGGTCTCGGGCTGTGACACCCAAATGAACGACCTGACGGCTGAACTGGCGAAGCTGGGAGCGGTGGTCTACCAAGGGCATGACCCGGCTCATCTGGACGGAGTAGGCGTAGTAGTCGCCACCACTGCCGTCACCGACGACGAACCGGAGTTGGTCGAAGCCCGCCGGCGCAACATCCCCACGCTGCGGCGGGTCCACCTCCTAGGCGAGATCCTCGGCAAGGGGTATTCACTGGGGGTAACCGGTAGCCACGGGAAGACCACCACCAGCGCCATGCTGGCCTCGATCTTCCTCGAGGCCGGGACCGACCCCACGGTGATCCTGGGGGCCAAGCTCCCCTCGATGGGCGGGAACGCCCGCTACGGGAGGGGCAAATATCGCATCGCCGAGGTGGACGAGTCCGACCCCTGGTTCCAACATCTGGCCCTAGACGTGGCGGTAGTGATGAACCTCGAGCCCGACCATGTGGGAACCCCCACCGAGCGGCGGCCCAACTACCACCCCGATTTCGACTCGCTCAAAGAGGCCGTGCGACGTTTCGCCCGCAACGCCCAGCGCGTTGTGTACAACGCCGAGTGGCCCGGCCTAGACGAGTTGATCCAGCATCCGAAGCGGGTGAGCTTCGGGCTCGAGCAGGGTGATTGCCATACCCAAAACCTGCATCTCCTGCCTATGTCTAGCCGATTTACCGTGGTATGGAGGGGCGATCCGCTAGGGCTAGTAGAGCTTGGGGTTCCAGGCCTGCACAACGTGGTGGATGCCCTCGCGGCGATCACGGTAGCGTTGCTCGAGGGGCTTCCTTTTTCCGCTATCCAAAAAGCCCTGGCGGCCTTCCGCGGAGCCCACCGTCGTTTTGAGCTGTTAGGCGAGATCCACGGGGCTTGGGTGGTGGACGACTATGCCCACAACCCCACCAAAGTGCGCTCGGTGCTGGAGGCCGCCAAGGGCACCGGGCGGCGGGTGCGAGCAGTGTTTCAGCCACACCGCTATTTGCGTACGGCTCAACTATGGGCTGAGTTCGCCGAGGCATTAGGCCTAGCTGATGAAGCGTTGGTACTGGAGGTTTATGCGGCGGGTGAGCAACCGATTCCCGGGGTCAGCGGGCGAATGATCGCAGATAAGCTGATCGCCCAGGGACACAACGCTCAGTTTTTGGGCTGGAGCGAGGCGCGGGATTATCTGGAAAAGAATCTCAAGGATGGCGATCTGGTACTGACTATCGGGGCGGGGGACGTGTGGAAGCTCGGGAAGGAGCTGCTCGAGCGCACCAAGGAGCGGGCGTGA